Proteins co-encoded in one Drosophila biarmipes strain raj3 unplaced genomic scaffold, RU_DBia_V1.1 ptg000017l, whole genome shotgun sequence genomic window:
- the LOC122818555 gene encoding uncharacterized protein LOC122818555, with the protein MSRIQEFRCPRHYFGGGRVRTLQLHIFVDSSQSAFAAAAYWRATYENGDVQAHFISSKTKCAPMRTMSIPRLVLQAAVLGTRLMNIVKQEHGVAISSCALWTDSKTVLHWISNTHRRYKQFVGNRVAEILESTEASQWRWIPSAENVADDATRPRKAVDLSIGSRWLSGPPFLREPEESWPRSSEVWIPSTTDDEEMKCEFALGTVNFISLQRFSSYNRLVRTTAWALRFVRRCRGIRRDEEVYGLTAMECAEAERALIRQSQREAFAEDSQGNVAKDSRLHGLSPYLDEDGVLGASGRIDDATCVPYNAHRPIILSHEEALAEMIEQQNHEKMCHQNTEATIGSIRSKFWITNLRRLLRRVVSKCNVCKLRKARPTRPEMGPLPADRLEANGWPFKSTGLDYFGPLFVTIGHGSRFVHRLLHNRHGELQEPPWTSDQDKERQWEADREAKRFSEVFEPAQIQGELSSKGVEWIFNCPANPAEAGAWERMVQCVKKVLAHTMKELAPKEHVLENLLIEAESIVNSRPLTHLPVTVDQEAPLTPNDLLKGASDIPDLPKDDGQEPVRSATRKQWRIARMMRDRFWKRWVHEYLPTLVRREKWCKRVEPIRRGDLVFICDPAIPRREWKRGVVEEVFTGKDGVPRRAAVRTTDRAKTMRPASKLAILDVMNAAASRGWGCRGTD; encoded by the exons ATGAGTCGGATCCAGGAGTTCCGATGCCCGCGCCACTACTTTGGCGGCGGACGCGTGCGGACGCTACAGCTGCACATCTTCGTGGACTCCAGTCAATCGGCGTTCGCAGCAGCGGCCTACTGGCGGGCCACGTACGAGAACGGAGACGTGCAGGCGCACTTCATAAGCTCCAAAACGAAATGCGCCCCGATGAGGACCATGTCGATCCCGCGACTGGTACTCCAAGCAGCGGTATTGGGCACGAGATTGATGAACATCGTCAAGCAGGAGCACGGTGTGGCGATCAGCAGCTGTGCGCTATGGACGGACTCCAAGACTGTGTTGCACTGGATAAGCAACACCCACCGGAGATACAAACAGTTCGTCGGAAACCGGGTGGCGGAGATTTTGGAATCGACAGAGGCGTCCCAGTGGAGATGGATCCCGTCCGCCGAAAACGTGGCGGATGACGCGACAAGGCCGCGCAAGGCCGTGGACCTGAGCATCGGTTCGCGATGGCTAAGCGGACCGCCGTTTCTACGAGAACCAGAGGAGAGCTGGCCGAGATCGAGCGAGGTCTGGATTCCTTCGACGACCGACGACGAGGAAATGAAATGTGAGTTTGCCTTGGGCACGGTAAACTTTATATCCCTGCAGAGGTTCTCCAGCTATAATCGACTGGTGAGGACGACTGCGTGGGCGCTCAGATTTGTTCGACGATGCCGTGGAATACGTCGCGATGAAGAGGTCTACGGATTGACCGCGATGGAGTGCGCTGAAGCAGAGCGCGCATTGATACGGCAGTCGCAGCGAGAAGCGTTTGCTGAGGACAGCCAAGGAAACGTCGCCAAGGACAGCCGACTGCACGGACTGTCCCCATACCTTGACGAGGACGGAGTATTGGGAGCCAGTGGAAGGATCGACGACGCGACGTGTGTGCCATACAACGCACATCGGCCGATCATACTGTCTCACGAGGAGGCGCTGGCGGAAATGATCGAGCAGCAAAACCACGAAAAGATGTGCCACCAAAACACGGAGGCGACGATCGGATCGATTCGGAGCAAGTTCTGGATAACGAACTTGCGGAGACTGCTACGGAGGGTGGTGAGCAAATGCAACGTTTGCAAGCTGCGGAAGGCACGACCCACACGGCCCGAGATGGGCCCCCTGCCTGCGGATCGACTAGAGGCCAACGGATGGCCATTTAAGTCTACTGGCCTGGACTACTTTGGGCCGCTCTTTGTGACAATAGGAC ATGGCTCACGATTTGTCCACCGACTCCTGCATAATCGCCATGGGGAACTTCAAGAGCCGCCGTGGACCAGTGATCAGGATAAGGAGCGACAATGGGAAGCCGACCGCGAGGCCAAGAGGTTCAGCGAAGTGTTCGAGCCTGCACAGATCCAGGGCGAGCTGTCTTCTAAGGGAGTCGAATGGATCTTCAACTGCCCGGCGAACCCAGCTGAAGCCGGTGCCTGGGAGAGGATGGTGCAGTGCGTGAAGAAGGTGCTGGCGCACACAATGAAGGAGCTCGCCCCCAAGGAGCATGTACTGGAGAACCTGCTGATTGAGGCGGAGAGCATCGTAAACTCTCGTCCGCTCACTCATCTACCGGTGACGGTGGACCAGGAGGCTCCACTGACGCCTAACGATTTGCTGAAAGGAGCATCGGATATCCCAGATCTCCCCAAGGATGATGGACAGGAGCCCGTGAGGTCCGCTACTAGGAAGCAGTGGCGCATAGCAAGGATGATGCGCGATCGTTTCTGGAAGCGTTGGGTGCATGAGTACCTGCCAACTCTTGTGCGCAGGGAGAAATGGTGCAAGCGCGTCGAACCCATCCGTCGAGGAGACCTGGTATTCATCTGCGATCCAGCCATACCACGAAGGGAATGGAAACGAGGCGTCGTGGAAGAGGTGTTCACCGGGAAGGATGGAGTACCTCGTCGAGCAGCGGTGCGGACTACCGATCGAGCCAAGACTATGCGTCCCGCTTCGAAGCTAGCTATCCTGGACGTGATGAATGCGGCTGCTTCACGGGGGTGGGGATGTCGCGGAACGGATTAG